A single genomic interval of Lacrimispora sphenoides JCM 1415 harbors:
- a CDS encoding carbohydrate ABC transporter permease — MKSKGIRKVLADNAGFFFILPWLVGFILFKVYPFASSLYYSFTNYDLFNGISKTGMMNYNKIFTDSDIKKAFYVTFKYAIFDVPLKLMFALFIAYILNFKLKGVNFFRTAYYVPSILGGSIAIAILWRAVFNTDGLINTVLGVFGVEKINWMASGGGALTVIVLLRVWQFGSAMVIFLAALKGVSEDLYEAASIDGAGKWTQFFKITVPLITPVIFYNLITQLCQAFQEFNGPFLVTKGGPNGATTLISILIYNNAFLRHKMGMASAQAWILFLIVMTFTVVAFVSQKKWVYYSDEDGR, encoded by the coding sequence CTTTTCAAAGTTTATCCGTTCGCCTCTTCCCTATACTATAGCTTTACAAACTATGATTTGTTTAATGGCATATCGAAGACAGGTATGATGAACTATAATAAAATTTTCACAGATTCCGACATTAAAAAAGCATTTTATGTTACATTTAAATATGCAATTTTCGATGTTCCCTTAAAGTTGATGTTCGCATTGTTCATCGCATATATCCTGAACTTTAAATTAAAAGGAGTTAATTTCTTCCGGACTGCGTATTATGTTCCGTCTATTCTGGGAGGATCCATTGCCATCGCAATTTTATGGAGAGCCGTATTCAATACAGACGGCCTGATTAATACCGTTCTTGGCGTATTTGGTGTTGAAAAGATCAACTGGATGGCAAGCGGAGGCGGTGCCCTGACCGTGATTGTACTTTTAAGGGTCTGGCAGTTTGGTTCTGCCATGGTGATCTTCCTCGCAGCCTTAAAGGGTGTCTCTGAAGACTTATACGAAGCAGCTTCCATTGACGGGGCAGGAAAGTGGACACAGTTCTTTAAAATTACGGTTCCTTTAATTACACCGGTTATTTTCTACAACCTGATCACTCAGTTATGCCAGGCGTTCCAGGAATTCAACGGGCCATTCCTTGTAACAAAGGGAGGACCTAACGGTGCGACTACTTTGATCTCCATCCTGATTTATAACAACGCATTCTTACGGCATAAGATGGGTATGGCAAGTGCACAGGCCTGGATCCTGTTCCTCATTGTTATGACCTTTACGGTAGTAGCGTTTGTAAGCCAGAAGAAGTGGGTTTATTATTCAGATGAGGATGGGAGGTAA